One part of the Ochrobactrum quorumnocens genome encodes these proteins:
- a CDS encoding NAD(P)/FAD-dependent oxidoreductase, translated as MNDRYDIVIVGSGHAGAQAAIALRQRQFSGSIAIVGEDRELPYERPPLSKAYLAKEKPFEQLLLRPAAFWQDNSIALRSGQRVVMVDPQAHIVKLDNDTQIGYGKLIWAAGGHARQLSCEGHDLQGVYCVRSRADVDAIMTQLPSIKNVVIVGGGYIGLETAAVLSKLDKKVTVLEAMDRVLARVAGAELSQFFEDEHRAHGVDIRTNARVVSLKGDRRVDAVVLDDGTILQADMVIVGIGIIPSVEPLHEAGAAGTNGVLVDNRCETSLQDVFAVGDCAAHSNTYAYGAVVRLESVQNANDQATVVARRILGEEVVYEALPWFWSNQYDVRLQTIGLSTGHDRTIVRGRPSARSFSVLYLKSDQIIAMDCVNRPKDYVQGRKLILHPLCHSSEELADFDFPLA; from the coding sequence ATGAACGACAGATATGATATCGTAATTGTGGGCAGCGGCCACGCTGGCGCGCAGGCTGCAATTGCGCTGCGCCAGCGGCAGTTTTCGGGCAGTATTGCTATCGTGGGCGAAGATCGAGAGCTTCCTTACGAGCGCCCGCCACTGTCCAAGGCTTATCTGGCCAAAGAAAAGCCCTTCGAGCAATTGCTGTTACGTCCCGCCGCGTTCTGGCAAGACAACTCGATCGCTCTACGGAGTGGGCAACGCGTGGTGATGGTGGATCCCCAAGCGCATATCGTGAAACTCGATAACGACACTCAAATTGGCTATGGAAAGCTGATATGGGCGGCAGGCGGCCATGCGCGTCAATTGAGTTGTGAGGGACATGACCTTCAAGGGGTGTATTGCGTTAGGTCGCGGGCGGATGTGGACGCGATCATGACGCAACTGCCCTCGATCAAAAATGTTGTGATCGTCGGTGGCGGGTACATTGGCCTCGAGACAGCTGCCGTGCTCAGCAAATTAGACAAGAAAGTCACCGTTCTGGAGGCTATGGATCGCGTGTTGGCGCGGGTCGCCGGCGCGGAGCTCTCACAATTCTTTGAAGATGAGCATCGAGCGCATGGAGTCGATATACGCACAAACGCCCGGGTAGTTTCGTTGAAGGGAGACAGGCGGGTCGATGCGGTTGTTCTGGACGATGGCACGATCTTGCAAGCGGATATGGTCATTGTCGGTATCGGCATAATTCCATCCGTTGAACCTTTGCACGAGGCGGGAGCTGCGGGAACGAATGGCGTTCTCGTTGACAATCGCTGCGAGACGAGTTTGCAGGACGTCTTCGCAGTGGGTGACTGTGCCGCACATTCCAACACATATGCGTACGGCGCAGTTGTTCGGCTGGAATCCGTGCAGAATGCCAACGACCAGGCAACCGTGGTTGCTCGCCGGATTCTCGGAGAAGAGGTCGTGTATGAGGCGCTTCCATGGTTCTGGTCGAACCAGTACGATGTTAGGTTACAAACAATAGGCCTATCGACGGGACATGACAGGACGATCGTTAGAGGGCGGCCGTCAGCGCGGAGCTTTTCCGTTCTTTACCTGAAGTCCGACCAGATTATCGCTATGGATTGCGTCAATCGTCCGAAAGATTACGTACAAGGTCGTAAGCTTATCTTGCACCCGTTGTGTCACTCTTCGGAAGAGCTGGCAGATTTCGACTTCCCACTTGCGTGA
- a CDS encoding MFS transporter, giving the protein MAEVLPAGESSETQRLSRKAILHVGLLLGLLGLVAYLDRISVAFAGPHGMNKDLSLTATAFGFVVGVFTIGYVLFEIPTAGFVTKWGPRRWIVRVMLTWGEFSAS; this is encoded by the coding sequence ATGGCTGAAGTGCTTCCCGCTGGGGAATCCAGCGAAACCCAACGGCTTTCCCGAAAGGCCATCCTCCATGTTGGGCTTCTGCTTGGATTACTCGGGCTCGTTGCTTATCTGGATCGAATTTCCGTAGCCTTTGCTGGTCCTCACGGAATGAACAAGGACCTGTCGCTCACGGCGACCGCGTTCGGCTTTGTAGTCGGCGTATTCACTATCGGTTACGTGCTATTCGAGATTCCGACCGCGGGCTTTGTCACGAAATGGGGACCCCGCCGCTGGATTGTGCGAGTGATGTTAACGTGGGGGGAATTCAGTGCCTCATAG
- a CDS encoding MFS transporter has protein sequence MGGIQCLIAFAPNFQFMLLGRFLLGVAEAGFTPAVYYLFSKWFIRAYRPLVLVIYSALLGVSSVLGPTLAGFLVEGGDNLDIASFPGWRFLLLILGIFALIAAIPARLFIVESPAEAPWLTSLEKDRYQAILDADAERANVPSVSSWQVIRDWRPWVMGIGFFSMFYATYTITVWAPTIVFGFQQQFDTHFTTLQASLIAGIPMLFGVLCAFAAALLAGRTGRSAPLAAAAALIGAAGCVSTTFATGPFSTIASLSMVALAGQVGANLFIPIVTRVFAGSGAYAAIALVNSMGAFAGFVSPTVTGWLADLTSNQNSGFYVMSIVLVIGAGITVFTEQRAREVERSRIR, from the coding sequence GTGGGGGGAATTCAGTGCCTCATAGCATTCGCTCCCAATTTTCAATTCATGCTTCTGGGGCGCTTCCTGCTTGGCGTCGCGGAGGCCGGTTTCACGCCCGCCGTATACTATCTGTTTTCCAAATGGTTTATCCGCGCCTATCGCCCGTTAGTACTCGTCATCTACAGTGCATTACTTGGCGTTTCCTCAGTGCTCGGCCCCACTCTTGCGGGGTTCCTTGTCGAAGGTGGTGACAATCTCGACATTGCAAGCTTTCCGGGATGGCGGTTCCTTCTTCTCATTCTGGGCATCTTCGCGCTGATCGCGGCAATTCCGGCAAGATTATTCATCGTCGAAAGTCCGGCCGAGGCCCCGTGGTTGACGTCTTTGGAAAAAGACCGATACCAGGCGATTTTGGATGCGGACGCTGAACGGGCAAATGTGCCCTCTGTTTCATCCTGGCAAGTCATTCGTGACTGGCGGCCATGGGTGATGGGAATCGGCTTTTTTTCGATGTTTTACGCGACCTATACAATAACCGTCTGGGCACCCACTATCGTTTTTGGCTTCCAACAACAGTTTGATACGCATTTCACGACTTTACAGGCTTCGCTGATCGCCGGCATTCCTATGCTTTTTGGGGTTCTATGCGCTTTCGCCGCGGCCCTGCTTGCCGGTCGGACGGGACGTAGCGCTCCCCTGGCCGCAGCGGCCGCCTTAATAGGAGCAGCGGGATGCGTCAGTACAACATTTGCGACCGGCCCTTTTTCAACGATTGCATCCCTCAGCATGGTCGCTCTCGCAGGTCAGGTGGGGGCTAATCTTTTTATTCCGATCGTTACCAGGGTCTTTGCGGGCTCTGGAGCTTATGCGGCGATCGCCCTTGTCAACTCTATGGGCGCCTTCGCAGGCTTCGTAAGCCCCACTGTCACAGGCTGGCTGGCGGACCTCACTTCGAACCAAAATAGTGGATTTTATGTAATGTCCATCGTGCTTGTGATCGGAGCGGGTATCACAGTCTTTACAGAGCAGAGAGCTCGCGAAGTAGAGCGTAGCCGGATCAGGTAA
- a CDS encoding NAD(P)/FAD-dependent oxidoreductase, with protein sequence MDQREYARRPFGTAVVIGGSIGGSVAAAALSNSFERVIVLDRDELPSEPRRRKGTPHGHQFHALTIGGRVFIEELFPGFSQQAVELGAQLIDRTQDIAYLSKFGFLKRGPSEHRNLLATRTFLEWRMRTRTRELNNVEIIERSTVTSLVAQNGAVVGVEMADAERNSRTIMADLVIDTSGRSSLAPKWFEAMGYPAPAETTIDAKWGYTSAYIKPDPSWNPDFDVLYVSPTVTGEGPQATRGAAMWRQEGGVWVLTAQGCGGDLPPSDEAGYRDFLGSFGRREFTDLLETGQMIEPPVSWRTTTNRMRDFAGLATRPENFIVLGDAVAAFNPVYGQGMASAAQGALLLSSELPAWFTKNGQDLRGFAAHFQQCLHDNVLQQCWVLSTGADLQIPGVELNGAPQQVQRTERNDYMDRLMALCTEDLEIMTKFAETTGMLRGMDWIFAEETRNKITQNWDRLGKIKRLDAEMGVA encoded by the coding sequence ATGGACCAAAGAGAATACGCACGGCGCCCGTTCGGAACCGCCGTGGTCATCGGCGGAAGCATCGGCGGGTCGGTTGCAGCAGCTGCGCTGAGCAATAGCTTTGAGCGCGTCATTGTTCTGGACAGAGATGAACTGCCCTCAGAGCCGCGGCGGCGCAAAGGCACGCCGCATGGCCATCAATTTCATGCGCTGACAATTGGCGGTAGAGTATTTATCGAAGAGCTATTTCCAGGCTTTAGCCAGCAAGCGGTCGAATTGGGAGCGCAGCTTATCGATAGGACCCAGGATATTGCCTATTTGTCCAAGTTCGGGTTCTTAAAGCGAGGGCCGTCCGAACACAGGAACCTGCTCGCTACACGAACCTTCCTGGAATGGCGAATGCGGACACGCACGCGTGAACTCAACAATGTGGAAATCATTGAGCGTTCGACTGTGACGAGCCTTGTAGCTCAAAACGGAGCCGTAGTTGGTGTGGAGATGGCAGATGCCGAACGCAACTCGCGGACGATAATGGCCGATCTCGTGATCGATACAAGCGGCAGGTCGTCCTTGGCGCCGAAATGGTTTGAGGCCATGGGTTATCCTGCCCCGGCGGAGACTACGATCGACGCGAAGTGGGGCTACACGTCCGCCTATATCAAACCGGACCCGAGTTGGAACCCGGACTTTGACGTTCTCTATGTGTCGCCAACAGTTACGGGCGAGGGGCCTCAGGCCACGCGCGGTGCAGCGATGTGGAGGCAAGAAGGTGGCGTATGGGTACTGACTGCACAGGGATGCGGAGGCGACCTGCCACCAAGCGATGAAGCAGGATATCGCGATTTCCTCGGAAGCTTTGGTCGAAGGGAGTTCACGGATCTTTTGGAGACTGGTCAAATGATCGAGCCCCCGGTCTCTTGGAGGACAACGACCAATCGTATGCGCGATTTCGCTGGTTTGGCTACACGACCCGAAAACTTCATTGTGCTCGGGGACGCTGTCGCGGCATTTAATCCGGTTTATGGCCAGGGAATGGCATCAGCGGCGCAGGGTGCCTTGTTGCTCTCCAGCGAATTACCCGCGTGGTTCACAAAGAATGGCCAAGACCTTCGTGGCTTTGCCGCGCACTTCCAACAGTGCCTGCACGACAATGTGCTGCAGCAGTGCTGGGTGCTTTCAACAGGTGCTGACCTGCAAATTCCAGGTGTCGAGCTAAACGGAGCGCCACAGCAAGTGCAGCGCACAGAACGCAACGACTACATGGACAGGCTGATGGCGCTCTGCACCGAGGATTTGGAGATCATGACCAAATTCGCGGAAACCACTGGTATGTTGCGAGGCATGGATTGGATTTTCGCAGAAGAAACCCGCAACAAGATTACGCAGAATTGGGACCGTCTGGGTAAGATCAAGCGGTTGGATGCCGAAATGGGCGTGGCATGA
- a CDS encoding epoxide hydrolase family protein has protein sequence MSIIPYKIATDPDDLADLRRRLSQTRWPSSINGDEWSSGTDLAYLHGLCAYWQSEYDWARAESALNQWPQFTTIVDGQQIHFLHVKSKTGTGRSLMLLHGWPSSVFEFTKIIKPLIDPAAYGKSDHEAFDVVIPSLPGYGWSGPTTNPGWDVGRIAAAMGVTMQRLGYDHYGLMGGDWGSLIASHMVTLHPERISGLYLTMVNVPPITTDDKPTEQEQQIASERERYRSTEVGYISIQATKPQSLAYALSDSPSGLAGWIVEKMRAWTDCDGDLESVLSRDDILDNITAYWLTNTIGSSMRLYRESVVLAGSAGPIKRPTAVPTGVGVFPKEINRSSRRQMERLYNVVHWTEMARGGHFPALEQPDLLVADIRSFFRGRE, from the coding sequence ATGAGCATCATACCCTATAAGATAGCGACCGATCCTGACGATCTTGCGGATCTTCGGCGTCGGCTCTCACAGACCCGTTGGCCCAGCTCAATAAACGGCGATGAGTGGTCAAGTGGCACGGACCTCGCCTACCTGCACGGGTTATGTGCCTATTGGCAGAGTGAATACGATTGGGCTCGCGCTGAGTCAGCGTTAAACCAATGGCCGCAATTTACCACGATCGTCGACGGCCAACAGATTCATTTCCTGCACGTGAAGTCAAAGACAGGTACAGGCCGGTCGCTGATGCTACTGCATGGGTGGCCGAGTTCTGTCTTCGAGTTCACAAAAATCATAAAGCCGCTTATCGATCCGGCAGCGTATGGCAAAAGCGATCACGAGGCTTTTGACGTGGTCATCCCCTCACTTCCGGGCTACGGCTGGAGTGGTCCTACAACAAACCCGGGATGGGACGTTGGCCGTATCGCAGCTGCGATGGGCGTCACCATGCAGCGGCTCGGTTATGATCACTACGGATTGATGGGGGGTGACTGGGGGTCGCTGATTGCCTCACATATGGTCACGTTACATCCGGAACGAATTTCCGGACTTTACCTGACTATGGTCAATGTCCCTCCGATCACCACTGATGACAAGCCGACTGAGCAGGAACAGCAAATCGCTTCTGAGCGCGAACGCTATCGTTCTACGGAAGTCGGCTACATTTCTATCCAGGCGACGAAGCCACAGAGCCTAGCCTATGCACTCAGCGACTCTCCGTCAGGGCTAGCGGGTTGGATCGTTGAGAAAATGCGCGCCTGGACAGACTGCGATGGCGATCTGGAATCCGTTCTGAGCCGCGACGACATTCTGGACAATATTACGGCTTACTGGCTCACCAACACAATCGGCTCTTCCATGCGATTGTATCGGGAATCGGTCGTTCTCGCGGGGTCCGCCGGACCTATCAAGAGACCAACTGCAGTCCCTACAGGCGTTGGTGTATTCCCAAAAGAAATCAACCGCTCGTCTCGCAGGCAGATGGAACGACTTTATAACGTTGTGCACTGGACCGAAATGGCGCGTGGAGGCCATTTTCCAGCGCTGGAACAACCTGACCTATTGGTCGCAGACATCCGCAGCTTCTTCCGGGGCCGTGAGTGA
- a CDS encoding HpcH/HpaI aldolase family protein, whose product MTSSARTRIEQMREQGRQAIGTMVMSVDPMTTAIAGSVGLDFVVIDMEHGPLTIETVSRHVLAARSCGMIVFVRVLENRSTLIQAAMDAGADGVIAPKVQSVEDAQRLALAVRYIPGGRGACPTVLGAGFSYDNWDDYRQTNNANVLAIPLIETVQGVECVDQIMAVEGIDVAYFGRVDFAQDKGCALDAPEVLQAAISVRTAARAAGKLLMTVQFNSEDADLVVHNADLMLLRAAYNEIATNHRARQAEQRRA is encoded by the coding sequence ATGACGAGTTCAGCTAGAACACGTATTGAGCAGATGCGGGAACAGGGAAGACAGGCTATCGGCACGATGGTGATGTCGGTCGATCCCATGACGACGGCTATTGCCGGCTCAGTGGGGCTCGACTTCGTGGTTATCGACATGGAGCACGGTCCGTTGACCATAGAAACCGTTTCTCGCCATGTTTTGGCCGCGCGGTCTTGTGGCATGATCGTCTTCGTAAGGGTGCTTGAGAACCGCTCCACCTTAATCCAGGCGGCCATGGATGCCGGGGCGGACGGCGTGATCGCACCCAAAGTGCAATCCGTAGAAGATGCCCAGCGGCTCGCTTTGGCCGTGCGCTACATTCCGGGGGGGCGCGGCGCGTGCCCCACCGTATTGGGCGCAGGTTTCAGCTATGACAACTGGGACGACTACAGGCAGACGAACAACGCCAACGTCTTGGCCATACCGCTGATTGAGACTGTCCAGGGCGTGGAATGCGTCGATCAGATCATGGCCGTGGAAGGCATAGACGTGGCCTATTTCGGGCGCGTTGATTTCGCGCAGGACAAGGGTTGCGCGCTGGATGCCCCGGAGGTCCTGCAGGCGGCAATATCCGTCAGGACGGCGGCGCGGGCGGCAGGGAAGCTTCTCATGACCGTTCAGTTCAACTCCGAGGATGCGGACCTGGTGGTGCACAACGCTGACCTGATGCTGTTGCGTGCCGCGTATAACGAGATCGCCACAAATCATCGCGCCAGGCAGGCCGAACAGAGGCGCGCCTGA